A single window of Microbacterium oryzae DNA harbors:
- a CDS encoding ABC transporter substrate-binding protein: MFRTKRMAAAAALVTIGGLTLAGCSGSQEEAAETLDPNEEVTLTFAFWGNDVRADLYDKAFAAFNEEYPNITIQSSFLDFPAFWEKRQTEAAGGGLPDVMQFDYSYLRQYSENGLLLDLKPFLGGLIDDEPLSDDILAIGEVADGTYGIPTSTNAWGLYTNPVLLEKAGVEDFAGGSWDDYNAWMGDISEGAAAAGEEFFGGTDWTGRIQNFEIQQRANGEDLFTEEGEPNFTEDDLRAFWEQGAELRDSDAIIRAQQLEEVYPLSGFDSALTASELTWDNFGAGYLGNLGEGYPELGLAAPPVTVEGAQDLYLKPSMLHSIAASTDHPEAAATLVDFLVNSPESGEIFGTNRGLPASTTALEAADLDALSQQIADYEESISDRLGDAPPVPIVGYGTLEEKFRQLGQELGYGTVTVDEAVDQFFSEMDVVLNQ; this comes from the coding sequence ATGTTCCGCACCAAGAGGATGGCCGCCGCGGCGGCCCTGGTCACGATCGGCGGGCTCACGCTCGCCGGCTGCTCGGGCTCCCAGGAGGAGGCCGCGGAGACGCTCGACCCGAACGAGGAGGTGACGCTCACGTTCGCCTTCTGGGGCAACGACGTGCGCGCCGACCTCTACGACAAGGCCTTCGCCGCCTTCAACGAGGAATACCCCAACATCACCATCCAGAGCTCGTTCCTCGACTTCCCCGCCTTCTGGGAGAAGCGCCAGACCGAGGCGGCCGGCGGCGGACTCCCCGACGTCATGCAGTTCGACTACTCGTACCTGCGCCAGTACTCGGAGAACGGTCTGCTCCTCGACCTCAAGCCCTTCCTGGGCGGACTCATCGACGACGAGCCGCTCTCCGACGACATCCTCGCCATCGGCGAGGTCGCCGACGGCACGTACGGCATCCCCACGTCGACGAACGCGTGGGGTCTCTACACCAACCCCGTGCTGCTCGAGAAGGCGGGCGTCGAGGACTTCGCCGGCGGCAGCTGGGACGACTACAACGCCTGGATGGGCGACATCTCGGAGGGCGCCGCGGCGGCCGGCGAGGAGTTCTTCGGCGGCACGGACTGGACCGGACGCATCCAGAACTTCGAGATCCAGCAGCGCGCGAATGGCGAGGACCTCTTCACGGAGGAGGGCGAGCCGAACTTCACCGAGGACGACCTGCGCGCGTTCTGGGAGCAGGGCGCCGAGCTGCGGGACTCGGACGCCATCATCCGCGCCCAGCAGCTCGAAGAGGTCTATCCCCTGTCCGGCTTCGACTCCGCTCTCACCGCGAGCGAGCTGACGTGGGACAACTTCGGCGCCGGGTACCTCGGCAACCTCGGCGAGGGCTACCCGGAGCTGGGGCTCGCCGCTCCCCCCGTCACCGTCGAGGGCGCGCAGGATCTGTATCTCAAGCCCTCCATGCTGCACTCGATCGCCGCGTCGACCGATCACCCGGAGGCGGCGGCCACACTCGTGGACTTCCTCGTGAACTCCCCCGAGTCGGGAGAGATCTTCGGCACCAACCGAGGCCTTCCCGCATCGACCACCGCCCTGGAGGCGGCGGACCTCGATGCACTCAGCCAGCAGATCGCGGACTACGAGGAGTCGATCTCCGACCGCCTCGGCGACGCTCCGCCGGTGCCGATCGTCGGCTACGGCACGCTGGAGGAGAAGTTCCGTCAGCTCGGTCAGGAGCTCGGCTACGGGACGGTGACGGTGGATGAGGCCGTGGATCAGTTCTTCTCGGAGATGGACGTCGTCCTCAATCAGTGA